In Pan troglodytes isolate AG18354 chromosome 20, NHGRI_mPanTro3-v2.0_pri, whole genome shotgun sequence, the genomic window ACAGTATCCTCTGAGCTCCTGTCCGTTGCAGCCCAgacactcctgagctcagacaccAAGGCTCCGGGGAGCAGCTCCTGTGGGGCAGAACGGCTACACACAGTTGGGGGACCTGGCTCAGCCCGGCCCCGAGCTTTCTCCCACAGTGGGGTACACAGCCTGGACGGCGGAGAAGTAGACAGTCAGGCGCTACAGGAACTGACGCAGGTCTGGGGTGCAGGCCCCCTagtgggggtgggcagggaaCCTGTCCAGGGCAGCAGCCCCGCTGAACCCTCTCTGCCACCTATCTTGCAGATGGTGTCTGGCCCTGCATCGTACTCTGGCCCAAAGCCTTCTACCCAGTATGGAGCTCCAGGACCCTTTGCAGCCCCTGGTGAGGGAGGTGCCTTGGCGGCCACTGGGCGGCCCCCGCTGCTGCCCACGCGAGCTTCTCGTTCTCAGCGTGCGGCCAGTGAGGACATGACGAGTGATGAGGAGCGCATGGTCATCTGTGAGGAGGAAGGGGATGATGATGTCATTGGTGAGCATTGCAGGGCCCAGAATCTTGCCCAGGACCCAGCAGGCCAAGGCTCAGAGGGTGGGCAGAACTTGGATCCAGGCCCCTAGgcccctttgttttcttttccacttgGTTTATGGTTGCATGTGGCCAGTTCAGGCCCTGCCGAGTAaacccagccctgccctcaggaagcCCCCAGCCCTGCAGGAAATCTGGAGGACAGGGGGCATGACCAGATCTTCAGGTGCAGTGTTAGGTGCTCTGTCCTGCAGGCTCATAGGCTCCTGCACTGGGCAGTGGGCACTGGGCATGTGGGCACAGCCCTGGGCTGAGGAGTAGCCTTCCTGGACAGCACTCCCTGCCGGTTTGGAGCAGAGCTGAGATCCAGGCTCCAGACTGTTTCTCCTGGGTCCCCTTGCATCTAGCCCCCTCCCCATACTGTTCCCTCCACTCCCTCAGCTGACGATGGCTTCGGCACCACTGACATTGATCTCAAGTGCAAGGAGCGGGTGACCGACAGCGAGAGTGGGGACAGCTCTGGGGAGGACCCAGAGGGCAACAAGGTGAGGGCTTGGGTCACGGTGCTGTCCCATCACACTCCCTCCTAAGCCATGGGAATGTCTGTTTCTCCCGGGCTTGAGAGAGGGGGAGATTAAGGTCCAGAGAGGGCAAGCTGCTTGCCCCGTGGGGAGTTGGGTCATAGGATGAATTGAGGCCTTCAGCTGGCAGGGGTGCAGCCCTAGGCTGGCCTGGCTGACAGGCTGGATGGGCATGGCTAGGGGGCTGCTATCGAGGTGTCGGAGTGTCCTGACCTGGGGTGTCTCCCTTCCTTTCATGCAGGGCTTTGGTCGGAAGGTGTTTTCACCTGTGATCCGTTCCTCCTTTACCCACTGCCGCCCCCCACTGGACCCTGAGCCCCCAGGGCCCCCGGATCCTCCTGTAGCCTTTGGCAAAGGCTATGGTTCCGCCCCATCCTCCTCTGCGTCCTCGCCTgcttcctcctcagcctcggcAGCCACCTCCTTCTCACTGGGCTCAGGAACCTTCAAGGCCCAGGAGTCTGGTCAGGGCAGCACAGCGGGCCCCCTACGGCCCCCACCCCCTGGGGCTGGGGGTCCAGCGACACCTTCCAAGGCAACCCGGTTCCTCCCAACGGATCCTGCCACCTTCCGGCGCAAGAGACCTGAAAGTGTGGGTGGCCTGGAGCCACCAGGCCCCTCAGTCATTGCGGCCCCTCCCAGCGGAGGAGGAAACATCCTGCAGACACTGGTGCTGCCCCCAAACAAGGAGGAGCAAGAGGGCGGCGGAGCCAGAGTGCCCTCCGCCCCCGCCCCATCACTGGCCTACGGGGCCCCAGCAGCTCCCCTGTCCCGTCCTGCCGCCACCATGGTCACCAATGTGGTGCGGCCTGTCAGCAGCACTCCTGTGCCCATCGCCTCTAAGCCCTTCCCCACCTCTGGCCGGGCTGAGGCGTCTCCAAATGACACAGCAGGTGCCAGGACTGAAATGGGCACTGGGTCTCGGGTGCCTGGGGGCTCCCCGCTGGGTGTCAGCTTAGTGTATTCGGACAAGAAGTCGGCAGCAGCCACCTCACCAGCCCCACACTTGGTGGCTGGACCCCTGCTGGGCACTGTGGGGAAGGCGCCTGCCACTGTCACTAACCTACTGGTGGGCACCCCGGGGTATGGGGCCCCTGCGCCCCCTGCTGTCCAGTTCATTGCCCAGGGGGCCCCTGGTGGTGGGACCACTGCGGGCTCAGGAGCAGGTGCTGGGAGTGGCCCCAATGGGCCAGTACCCCTGGGCATCCTGCAACCAGGTGCCCTGGGCAAGGCTGGGGGAATCACCCAGGTACAGTACATCCTGCCCACGCTGCCCCAGCAGCTTCAGGTGGCACCTGCCCCAGCACCAGCCCCTGGGACCAAGGCAGCGGCTCCCAGCGGCCCTGCACCCACCACCAGCATCCGTTTCACCCTCCCACCGGGCACTTCCACCAACGGCAAAGTCCTGGCCGCCACTGCACCCACTCCTGGCATCCCCATCCTGCAGTCTGTACCCTCCGCCCCACCCCCCAAAGGTGAGACCTGGGCCGGGCAGCACTAGGAGAGGGGCCATAGTCCTGTTTGGCTCCCTTGTAACCTTTTCCTTTCTTGCCTCTTAACTTCCAGCCCAGTCAGTTTCTCCCGTGCAGGCCCCGCCCCCGGGTGGCTCAGCCCAGCTGCTGCCTGGGAAGGTCCTAGTGCCTCTGGCCGCCCCTAGCATGTCAGTGCGGGGTGGAGGGGCCGGCCAGCCGCTGCCACTGGTGAGCCCGCCCTTCTCAGTACCTGTGCAGAATGGTGCCCAGCCCCCCAGCAAGGTGAGGGCCTGCCTTTCTCTCTACCTGCTGGATGTTGGCTCCTGTACCCcatcatttctttgtctttttttcagtcttttctccttctccatgTATCTGGTTCTCTGTCTTGCCATCTTCCGTGATGTCTCTGTGCATCCTGACTCTCTCAAGTCCTCAGTGTCTgtaccctcctcctcctctgtgtccccacctctCACTGTCATCTGCCCATCCTGTTCTCACCCCAAGTTCTGTGTTCCTTGCTTTTGCTTAGAGTCCCACTTGAGGTCTTGGTCTTCCCCTGCCCCAGTCTGGGGCCACAGCTCACCCTGGCCTATGGGTGCCCTTCTCCACAGATCATCCAGCTGACCCCGGTGCCTGTGAGCACACCCAGCGGCCTGGTGCCGCCCCTGAGCCCAGCCACACTCCCTGGACCCACCTCTCAGCCTCAGAAGGTCCTGTTGCCCTCCTCCACCAGGTAATTGCAGCTGAGCCCATACTCAGAGGCCAGGGAAGGGGTGGGGCGGGGCCGGCTTACCTCACTCCTCCCCATTTCCTCTCCTGCGGCAGAATCACCTATGTGCAGTCAGCGGGCGGGCACGCGCTGCCCCTGGGTACCAGCCCTGCGTCCAGCCAGGCTGGAACAGTCACCTCGTACGGGCCCACGAGCTCTGTAGCTCTAGGCTTCACCTCGCTGGGGCCCAGCGGCCCCGCCTTCGTGCAGCCCCTGCTCTCAGGTGAGGGGCGGCCTGGCAGGCAGTGCTGGGGACCCAGGGTGGGGCTGAGGCATTCCGGGCCCTAACTTGGtctcctgcttctccttctctgtctttcaGCAGGCCAAGCCCCACTGCTGGCTCCCGGTCAGGTGGGCGTGTCACCTGTGCCCAGTCCCCAGCTGCCGCCTGCCTGTGCAGCCCCCGGAGGTCCTGTCATAACAGCGTTTTACTCTGGCAGCCCTGCACCCACCTCCTCAGCACCCCTGGCCCAGCCATCCCAGGCCCCCCCAAGCCTGGTCTACACTGTGGCCACCAGCACAACCCCACCTGCAGCCACCATTCTGCCCAAGGGCCCGCCAGCCCCTGCCACTGCCACCCCAGCCCCGACTAGCCCTTTCCCCAGTGCCACAGGTAGGTGTCAGATCAACCCAGAGCAGAGTGAGTTGGGGGACCCAGGGGATGGGCTCCAGTCAGGCCTGGCTCAGCAAACAATTTTCTCCCCACTAGCAGGTTCCATGACCTACAGCTTAGTGGCCCCCAAGGCCCAGCGGCCCAGCCCGAAGGCCCCCCAGAAAGTGAAGGCAGCCATCGCCAGCATTCCCGTGGGGTCCTTTGAGGCAGGTGCCTCTGGGCGGCCTGGCCCTGCACCCCGGCAGCCTCTGGAGCCTGGCCCAGTCCGAGAGCCAACTGCCCTAGAGTCTGAGCTTGAGGGGCAGCCCACACCACCAGCCCCTCCACCCCTGCCAGAGACCTGGACTCCCACGGCCCGGAGCAGccccccactgcccccacctGCTGAGGAGCGGACCAGCGCCAAGGGCCCTGAGACCATGGTGAGCGCCTGCAGGCCGTGGGGCTCCCACTGCCACTTGGCTGTGCCTCTCCATTGACGTCTTTGCTTTTCTGTCCTACTCTTCTTTCCATGCCTGTGTGTCTCTCAGGTTAAAGGGTCCCCTCTGTCCCTTCTGCCTGCCTGTGTTGTCTCCTCTCCCATCTGAGGCCCCTGTCTTGGCCTTCCTGAGGCCGTGTGACAGCCTTCTCAAGGGGTCTGCTGGGCGGGCTCAGATCCAACTCTTTGTTTCTGGCCTTTGCCCCAGAGTCTGAGCTCAGTGTTCGCCATCTCCCTGCCCATCTCCACCCCAGGCCAGCAAATTCCCCAGCTCATCTTCAGACTGGCGCGTCCCTGGGCAGGGCCTGGAGAATCGTGGGGAGCCTCCCActcctcccagcccagccccagctccagccGTAGCCCCTGGCGGCAGCAGCGAGAGCAGCAGTGGACGGGCAGCCGGGGACACCCCGGAGCGCAAGGAGGCGGCTGGTACTGGCAAGAAGGTGAAGGTGCGGCCCCCGCCCCTGAAGAAGACCTTTGACTCTGTGGACAAGTGAGCATGGGCTGGGGCCTTGGTGGAGCGTGTTAGGGTGGCGGGAGTGGGAGCAGCtgcaggctgaggcgggggagGTGACCCTGCCGGCCCTCCAGCAGGGTCCTGTCAGAAGTGGACTTCGAAGAGCGCTTTGCTGAGTTGCCTGAGTTTCGGCCTGAGGAGGTGCTGCCCTCCCCCACCCTGCAGTCTCTGGCCACCTCACCCCGGGCCATCCTGGGCTCTTACCGCAAGAAGAGGAAGAACTCCACGGGTAGGCGAGCATTGGGCACCCAGGGTCCTTAGGTGGAGGGCAGACTGGGGCCACCTGCACTGAGTCTGCTTCTGTTTGGCCAGACCTGGATTCAGCACCCGAGGACCCCACCTCGCCCAAGCGCAAGATGAGAAGACGCTCCAGCTGCAGCTCGGAGCCCAACACCCCCAAGAGTGCCAAGTGCGAGGGGGACATCTTCACCTTTGACCGTACAGGTGCCGTGGTGGGCAGAACTTTGGGGGCCTGGGGACCTGCAAGAGGAGTGGGTCTCTGGAAGGCGGTTAGAGAGTGAGAGAGGTAGGGTGGGTCCATCCAGGCTGGGAGGAAGCACAGCCTGTCAGTGGTGGGTTCTGGAGTCTGGCAGACCCCTAGGTTGCCCTGTGACTGTGGGCAGGACCCCTCTCTGACTCCCCTGTGAAATAGAATGCAGTGAGGGCTTGGGTGGGCACTCAGACGGTGGCAGGAAGGCCCTGCCGCTGCTGCAGCCTTGCCATGCTGCCTGTGCCCTGCACAGGTACAGAAGCCGAGGACGTGCTTGGGGAGCTAGAGTATGACAAGGTGCCATACTCCTCCCTGCGGCGCACCCTAGACCAGCGCCGGGCCCTGGTCATGCAGCTCTTTCAGGACCATGGCTTCTTCCCGTCAGGTGAGCCTATCTGGGAGTCTTGGGGTCACTCGGGTGGGACTTATCTGTACATGTCATCCTGTGCTCCCCACCGTTTTTCTATCTCCAGCCCAGGCCACAGCCGCCTTCCAGGCCCGCTATGCAGACATCTTTCCCTCCAAGGTTTGTCTGCAGTTGAAGATCCGTGAGGTGCGCCAGAAGATCATGCAGGCTGCCACTCCCACGGAGCAGCCCCCTGGAGCTGAGGCTCCTCTCCCTGTACCGCCCCCCACTGGcactgctgctgcccctgcccccactcccagccccgcAGGGGGCCCTGACCCCACCTCACCCAGCTCGGACTCTGGCACGGCCCAGGCTGCCCCGCCACTGCCTCCACCCCCAGAGTCGGGACCTGGACAGCCTGGCTGGGAGGGGGCTCCCCagccctcccccccacccccaggtccCTCCACAGCTGCCACAGGCAGGTGAGGGACCCCTGAGAAGATGCCAGGACTTATAGTACCCCCTCAGGACATGGACAGTATGTGGGGGCAGGAAGGTTATCTCCTCCCGGGTAAAGCCATTTCGTCCTCTCCAGTTTGGGGCGGAATGAGGCCTGCTCCTCTTGTAAATACCCCCTTCCCTCGAAGCTCCCTCCCGGTGCTGGGGGGCAGCTGAGGGGCTGCAGGGGCAGTCTCCCTCCTCCAAGCCCCTGTACATAACCTGGAGCGTGTGACCTTCAGAGCTTTTCACTTTATGCAAAATGGCTCCTGTGAGGGCTGCAAGCTGGAGGGTGGTGCGGGCCTTGGGCCACAGGGAGGCGCCTGTGGAATAGGGGGAGTTCATGCACCCCTTTTTTCCCCAGAGGGGCTGGACTCAGGTtagtttgggggtgggggctcctgcaCTTTGCCACAGGCACGGGGAGGGTTTTCTCCTCACCCCCTCTGCCCTCCCAACTTGGGTTGTACTTTCTAAGAAGGTGATTCCCCCTGCCCttgcccccttccccagaacaAAACATGTTGATCATGTGCAATATTTCTTACTGTGCCGAGAAGCCGCAATGAGCGAGATTAAAGCTGTTTAACACACCTGTGTGGCTGCAGGCTCTTAAAAGGGAGGGCTGTTGGTTGTACCAGTCCTGTCCTGAGTTGTCATGGAGCGGTAGGCTTTCCATGAGGTGGGGGCAACAATTCCAGTACCACTGCCCCCAACTTCAGAGGAACCCCATAGGCCAGGTCCCTGACTTGCTGTGGACCAGATGGCCCCTCTCCAGTTTAGGAGCCTGTGCGCTCCGGGAGCCTCAATGCCTGCTAGCCCTGTTCTCAGCCATTGGACTGCGTGAGTTTGGGGAAGGCCTGAGGCAAGATGCCACCGGATGGTTACCCTCACTGGCTCTGGGGTCATTCGTACTCAGGAAACAGGTCCCAAGAGGTCCTAGCCCAGAGGTGGCAGTGGGTGGGAGGGAGCCTAGTCTACCTGGAATACCCTTGGTCCTCAGTGTGACCCCTGCTGCCCCCATGTGGCCTGGGCCTGCACTGCAACTGGGCTTGAAGGAACCTCCCCTGGGTGACACCCCTCCCGCCCAGCATGTGGACACAGTGCCCACCTGAGGTGACAAGATACCTACACCCTGTGTGGAGGGATGACAACTAGGAGTGGGAGGGTCAGGACACCTCCACAGAAGTGGCATCTAAGCTAGAGATGGAGCACCCGGaagttccagccagggcaaccGCATATGCACTGGGTCACTGTGTTCCCAGAATTCTTGCCTGAGCTTGGTCTTGTAGGATAGTGCTGGAAAGCTGGTCTTAACTAGTGTTTACTGATTGGTAACGCCTGCCTGAAGCACACTATTGTGATAGTGGAAATTAACCTAACCACAAGAATCACAGTGCCTTAATGGATCAGTGATAACTGCCCTGGGCAGAAATAGAaccacagccaggcatggtggctcatgtctgtaatgccagcaccctgggaggccgaggcaggtggattgcttgagctcaggagtcagaccagcctgggcaacatggcaaaaccacttctctacaaaaaatacaataagctGGACctagtggcacatgcttatagtagcagctattcaggaggctgaggtgggtggatcacttgagcctgggaggttgaagttgcagtgggctgtggtctcaccactgtactctagcctgggtgacggagagagaccctgtctcacacaaaAAACACCTTGCAGAACTGCAGGGTCACAGATCAGGATAAGGACTAATGGTGGTACCCAGATACCCAGACAGGTTCGACCATAAAGCAGGAAACAGCACACTGAGGAAGGAGAGTTTAATGTTGTGGGAAGGCAGCAGGATGCTTAGGGTGCGGGCTCCAGCAGGGGAGCACCTTGGCCCTGGTCTTGGGCCAGCAGACGCAGAAGCAGGGAGTGCAGAGCCCGGCAAACAGGTGTGTAGCCCAGGCGGCTCAGATGCAGGTAATCATACATGTCATGATGGCTGATGGTGCCATCTGAGTGCACAAAGCCAGGGTCGGCATCTAAGAAGTGGGCCCGAGGGTGGCCAGCCAGTGCCGCCCGTACCAGCTCGTTCACCTGTCGGTTCTTCTCTCGAAGTGGGTTGGGATGTTGGCCTCGCGGAAGCAGGCCCTGAGCAGGAACACGAGGCGTAGTAAGGAAACAAGCATTTGAGTATCTTGTTCTGTGTGCCAACCTGTCCTCCACCCACCACCATGAAGTTTCCAGCTGCAGAAAACACTAGGGATGGGCAAgtagggagggtgggagggtagTTCCTAAATATCACATCCTAGCCCTCATTTAGCAAGAGACTTCTGGGTTTTagcctctttccttttctattcttttttttttttttttgagacagagtcttgctctgtcgcccagactggagtgcagtggcgcgatctcgactcactgcaagctccgcctcccaggttcacgccattctcctgcctcagcctcccaagtagctgggactacgggcacccaccatcatgcccggctaattttttgtatttttattagagacggggtttcaccatgttagccaggatggtctcgatctcctgacttcatgatccgcccgcctcggcctcccaaagtgctgggattacaggcgtgagccaccgcgcgcggcCTAGCCTCTTTCCAAGTATCACTTAGAAAAATGTTGACATTGGctaggttcagtggctcacgcctgtaatcccagcatgatgggaggcagagctggataggtcgcttgagcccaggagttcgagaccgacctgggcaacatggtgaaaccccatatctaacaaaaatgcacaaaaattGGTGGgacatgatggcgtgtgcctgtagtcccagctactcgggaggctgacgtgggagaatcacttgagccctggaagcagaagttgcagtgagctgagatcatgccaccgcactccagcctgggcaacagagccagatcctgtctcaaaaaataaataggccaagggaggttgctcacgcctgtaatcccagcactttgggaggctgagacgggtggatcacttgaggtcaggagttctgagaccagcccggccaacatggtgaaatgccatctctacgaaaaatacaaaaattagccaggcgtggtggcacgcgcctgcagtctcagctactgtgaaggctgaggcaggagaatcacttgaacccaggaggaggaggttgcagtgaggccagattgcgtcactgcactctggcctggcaacagagcaagactctgtcccaaaataaataaataaataaaagatatcaaCATCATGGCTCATGCCAAGGGATCAATCCGCTTTCAGAAGAGGAAATATCCTAGCTACCTACAAGTGATGGAGCCTAGATTTACCCCAGGAATGCCTGACAACTTTTGGCCTATTCAaggttttttgagggtttttcttttgttttctggtgagacagggtctctgtcacccaggctagagtgcagtagcatgatcacagctcactgttaccttttaattcctgggctcaagtgatccttcccctttagcctcccaagtagctggggttacaggttttgcgcaccatcatacccagctaattcttttttttttgagatggagtcttgctctgttgcccaggctggagtgcagtggcgcaatctcggctcactgcaagctccgccccctgggttcatgccatcctcctgcctcagcctcccaagtagctgggactacagacgcctgccaccacgcccggctaattttttgtatttttagtagaaacggggtttcaccttgttagccaggatggtctcgatctcctgacctcgtgatccaccctcttcagcctcccaaagtgctgggattacaggtttacaggcgtgagccaccgcacccggctttttttttttttgagacagagtttcgctcttgttgcccgggctggagtgcaatggtgcaatcttagctcaccccaacctccacctcctgggttcaagcgattctcctgccttagcctcccaagtagctgggattataggcatgtgccaccacgcccagctaattttgtatttttagtagagatggagtttctccacgtgtggtcaggctggtcttgaactcccgacctcaggtgatctgcttgcctcggccttccaaagtgctgggattacaggcatgagccactgcgcccagcccatgcccaactaattttttttttttttgagacggagtctcgctctgtcgcccaggctggagtgcagtggcacagtatcagcttactgcaagctctgcctcccaggttcatgccattctcctgcctcagcctgccaagttagctgggactacaggtgcccaccaccacgcccggctaatttttttttgtatttttagtagaaatggggtttcaccgtgttagccaggatggtcttgatctcctgacctcgtgatccacctgcctcggtctcccaaagtgctgggattacaggcgtgagccaccgtgcctggcccgttttttagtttttcaataCCCCCAAAGTCTTAAGCCATCCCTGGGCAAAAAAGGCTAATTGGTCTCTGAGCATATTCTCAACCACAGCCACTCTGAAGGGTATAGCAAGCTCCAACGTGAGATTCTGCCTAAAAGCCACTGCTCTATGTCAAGCTGCCCAGAACTGTGCCAACTGTGGCTATATCTGAGGGGGTCCCAGACCACTGCCATTCTTCCTTTCCCACTCTCCCAGCCTCTCACCAGCACCACAACCCGGGCCTGGGGCTGTCGCTCATTCACCAGTTGCACAATGGCCTTGATGCCGCCAGTCACCTGCTCTGCTGTGTGTCCGTGGTTGTTGGTGCCCACCCAGaccaccacaatctgtggaaaaaGAGACATGAAGCAGCGGTGAGGCGGCAGCCAAAAGATGTTTTAGAGCCCCACCCGAGCCCTGCTCACCTTGGGCCGGATGTGTTCCAGCTCCCCATTCTCCAGCCGCCACAGTACATGCTGTGTGCCGTCACCACCAATGCCAAAGTTAAGTGCAtgcagaggagagaagagctCGCGCCAGATCTGTGGGCAAGAAGTGGTATGGGCACAAGGGCACTGTCCGCATGGACCATCCCCCGCTGTCCAGGTGTTAACCAAATGCCATTATGGAAGAACCTTACTTCATGGAAGCAGTCTTAAAATTTTACCTGGAGCAAACTCCAGCATGGCTGAACCTCACTTTATAGAAATCTATTAGAGTCtctcacttattttattttattttatatttttgagacagagttattttatttttgagacagagtctcactctgtcacccaggctggagtgcactggcactatctcggctcactgcaacctccgcctccctagttcaagtgattctgatgtctcagcctcctgagtagctgggactacaggtgtacgccaccacgtccagctaattttttgtatttttagtagagatggggtttcaccatgtgggccagactggtctcgaactcctgacctcaggtgatccacctttctcggcctccgaaagtggtgggattacaggcgtgagcccatggtgcccagcctatttattttttgagacggagttttgctcttgctgcccaggctggagtgcagtagtgcgatcttggctcattgcaatctctgcttcccaggttctagcgattctcctgcctcagcctgccaagtagctgggactataggcatgtgccaccatgcccagctaatttttgtatttttagtagagacaggatttcgccatgttggccagggtggtctcgaactcctggcctcacgtcatccgcctgccttggcctcccaaagtgctgggattacaggcgtaagccaccacaccctgcctagaGTCTCTCACTTTAAACCAAGCCCCAGGCTCTGTTGCtcatgctgaggtgggtggactgcttgagcccaggagttcaagaccaacctgcgcaacagggcaaaaccccatctctacaaaaattacaaaaattagccaggtgcatggtgatgtgcacctgtagtcccagctactcgggaggctgaggtgggaggatcacttgagcccaggaggcagaggttgcagtgaacagagatcataccgctgcacgccagcctgggtgacagagcaagaccctgtctcaaaaaccaaccaaccaaccaaccaacaaaacaaaccaaGCCCCATAGAAGCAAGACTCACTTCATGAAAATCCAGTCTGCTTGAGCCATGCATTGAATCAATGGCATTACAGTTGAAACTTATTTTGATGAAACCCATTACAGTTGGACATGCTTTGTGGAAAGATATTATTATGATTGAGTCCTCTTTGTGGAGTGCCATTAGAGTTGACCTTCGCTTCCTGTAAAGTGACTATAGCTTTGTGTAAACCCAACAGGGCTGCGCACTACTTAAAGCAAACAAGAAAGAGCCTCACTTTAGGCAAGCCTATGGCAGGAAAGCCTCATTTTAGGTCTTAGTACATTATACACAAATCCAATCTGATAAAACCAAGGCATACATTTCTTTCTCAATAGAATGTTGCACCTTACACCAAGATTCTCAGAGCCTCGGGCTGCCTGAGGCCAATCTGGGTACTCTCATAATACCTCACCTGGCCTGGGTTCTGGTCCAGATGTGTCAGCATGGACACAGGGCTGGATGGGGCAGGGGGAGAGGGACTGCCCTCACCTCGCACTGGTGCATGAGCTGGACCAAGGAGTCCCCG contains:
- the CIC gene encoding protein capicua homolog isoform X15; translated protein: MYSAHRPLMPASSAASRGLGMFVWTNVEPRSVAVFPWHSLVPFLAPSQPDPSVQPSEAQQPASHPVASNQSKEPAESAAVAHERPPGGTGSADPGRPPGATCPESPGPGPPHPLGVVESGKGPPPTTEEEASGPPGEPRLDSETESDHDDAFLSIMSPEIQLPLPPGKRRTQSLSALPKERDSSSEKDGRSPNKREKDHIRRPMNAFMIFSKRHRALVHQRHPNQDNRTVSKILGEWWYALGPKEKQKYHDLAFQVKEAHFKAHPDWKWCNKDRKKSSSEAKPTSLGLAGGHKETRERSMSETGTAAAPGVSSELLSVAAQTLLSSDTKAPGSSSCGAERLHTVGGPGSARPRAFSHSGVHSLDGGEVDSQALQELTQMVSGPASYSGPKPSTQYGAPGPFAAPGEGGALAATGRPPLLPTRASRSQRAASEDMTSDEERMVICEEEGDDDVIADDGFGTTDIDLKCKERVTDSESGDSSGEDPEGNKGFGRKVFSPVIRSSFTHCRPPLDPEPPGPPDPPVAFGKGYGSAPSSSASSPASSSASAATSFSLGSGTFKAQESGQGSTAGPLRPPPPGAGGPATPSKATRFLPTDPATFRRKRPESVGGLEPPGPSVIAAPPSGGGNILQTLVLPPNKEEQEGGGARVPSAPAPSLAYGAPAAPLSRPAATMVTNVVRPVSSTPVPIASKPFPTSGRAEASPNDTAGARTEMGTGSRVPGGSPLGVSLVYSDKKSAAATSPAPHLVAGPLLGTVGKAPATVTNLLVGTPGYGAPAPPAVQFIAQGAPGGGTTAGSGAGAGSGPNGPVPLGILQPGALGKAGGITQVQYILPTLPQQLQVAPAPAPAPGTKAAAPSGPAPTTSIRFTLPPGTSTNGKVLAATAPTPGIPILQSVPSAPPPKAQSVSPVQAPPPGGSAQLLPGKVLVPLAAPSMSVRGGGAGQPLPLVSPPFSVPVQNGAQPPSKIIQLTPVPVSTPSGLVPPLSPATLPGPTSQPQKVLLPSSTRITYVQSAGGHALPLGTSPASSQAGTVTSYGPTSSVALGFTSLGPSGPAFVQPLLSAGQAPLLAPGQVGVSPVPSPQLPPACAAPGGPVITAFYSGSPAPTSSAPLAQPSQAPPSLVYTVATSTTPPAATILPKGPPAPATATPAPTSPFPSATAGSMTYSLVAPKAQRPSPKAPQKVKAAIASIPVGSFEAGASGRPGPAPRQPLEPGPVREPTALESELEGQPTPPAPPPLPETWTPTARSSPPLPPPAEERTSAKGPETMASKFPSSSSDWRVPGQGLENRGEPPTPPSPAPAPAVAPGGSSESSSGRAAGDTPERKEAAGTGKKVKVRPPPLKKTFDSVDNRVLSEVDFEERFAELPEFRPEEVLPSPTLQSLATSPRAILGSYRKKRKNSTDLDSAPEDPTSPKRKMRRRSSCSSEPNTPKSAKCEGDIFTFDRTEAEDVLGELEYDKVPYSSLRRTLDQRRALVMQLFQDHGFFPSAQATAAFQARYADIFPSKVCLQLKIREVRQKIMQAATPTEQPPGAEAPLPVPPPTGTAAAPAPTPSPAGGPDPTSPSSDSGTAQAAPPLPPPPESGPGQPGWEGAPQPSPPPPGPSTAATGR